In Tsuneonella amylolytica, one genomic interval encodes:
- a CDS encoding penicillin-binding protein activator — protein MNRNRFDRRTVVALGGAMLLAGCKIIPGGGAPTAPPPVPTPTPGPVVQPLPTDTDRHRVALLVPMSGGNGAVGQSIANATTMALLDTNADNLRITTYDTAGGARGAAQRAVAEGNKLILGPLLSDDVPAVLAAARPAGVPLITFSNDSAVAGPDVFVIGQAPEQSIDRTVGFARRNGGARFAAIVPEGEYGQRAAAAFRAAVARSGGAVAGIETYARGNTSIVSSATRLQQRGGFDTVLVADSSRLAVQAANVLRPRGTGPLKILGTELWSGEGEITRAPALRGAWFSAIPDGRFKRFSDSYKGRFGAQPYRVSTLGYDAVLLALRIARDWRPGRNFPVSKLRDEGGFLGLDGAFRFGRSGVVERAMEVREVRDGRVVIVDPAPATFDD, from the coding sequence ATGAATAGGAACCGGTTCGACCGGCGGACGGTCGTGGCACTGGGCGGCGCGATGCTGCTGGCGGGGTGCAAGATCATTCCGGGCGGCGGCGCGCCCACGGCTCCCCCGCCGGTGCCCACCCCCACGCCCGGCCCCGTCGTGCAGCCCCTGCCGACCGACACCGACCGCCACCGCGTCGCGCTGCTGGTGCCGATGTCGGGCGGCAACGGCGCGGTCGGCCAGTCGATCGCCAACGCCACCACGATGGCGCTGCTCGATACCAACGCCGACAACCTGCGCATCACCACCTACGACACGGCCGGCGGCGCGCGCGGCGCGGCGCAGCGCGCGGTGGCCGAAGGCAACAAGCTGATCCTCGGCCCCCTGCTGTCGGACGACGTACCCGCCGTGCTCGCCGCCGCCCGCCCCGCCGGCGTCCCGCTGATCACGTTCTCCAACGACAGCGCCGTCGCCGGCCCGGACGTCTTCGTGATCGGACAGGCGCCCGAACAGTCGATCGATCGCACCGTCGGCTTCGCCCGGCGCAACGGCGGCGCCCGCTTCGCCGCCATCGTGCCCGAAGGCGAATACGGCCAGCGGGCGGCGGCGGCCTTCCGGGCGGCGGTCGCGCGGTCCGGCGGCGCGGTGGCGGGGATCGAGACGTATGCACGCGGCAACACCTCGATCGTCAGTTCGGCGACCCGGCTCCAGCAGCGCGGCGGCTTCGACACCGTGCTCGTCGCCGACAGTTCGCGCCTCGCGGTCCAGGCGGCAAACGTCCTGCGCCCGCGCGGCACCGGTCCGCTCAAGATCCTCGGCACCGAGCTGTGGAGTGGGGAAGGCGAGATTACCCGCGCCCCCGCCCTTCGCGGCGCATGGTTCTCGGCGATACCCGACGGGCGGTTCAAGCGGTTCTCCGACAGCTACAAGGGCCGCTTCGGCGCGCAGCCCTATCGGGTCTCCACGCTCGGCTACGATGCCGTTCTGCTGGCGCTGCGCATCGCGCGCGACTGGCGACCGGGGCGCAACTTCCCGGTGTCGAAGCTGCGCGACGAAGGCGGCTTCCTCGGCCTCGACGGCGCGTTCCGCTTCGGCCGCAGCGGCGTGGTCGAACGGGCGATGGAAGTGCGCGAGGTGCGCGACGGCCGCGTGGTGATCGTCGATCCCGCGCCAGCCACGTTCGACGACTGA
- the rsmI gene encoding 16S rRNA (cytidine(1402)-2'-O)-methyltransferase, translating into MSHQPPAPLLPGLYIVATPIGNLGDITVRAADVLRACDGVACEDTRVTGKLMRHLGASKPLWRYDDHASERDRARLVESMHTRAVALVSDAGTPLVSDPGYRLVREARAAGIPVTTLPGPCAALAGLTLSGLPNDRFLFAGFLPVKDKARSDMLADLARVPATLVFYETAPRLTKALAAIGRVLPGREVAVARELTKLHEECRTGSVADLADHYAAHPPKGEIVLLVSPPVEREESVDADAMLREALADQKPSQAAAQVARATGLDRKALYARALELRGE; encoded by the coding sequence GTGTCCCACCAACCGCCAGCGCCGCTTCTTCCGGGACTCTATATAGTCGCGACCCCGATTGGCAATCTCGGGGACATAACCGTTCGCGCGGCCGACGTGCTGCGCGCCTGCGACGGCGTGGCATGCGAGGATACGCGGGTCACCGGCAAGCTGATGCGGCACCTCGGCGCGTCGAAGCCGCTGTGGCGGTACGACGATCACGCCAGCGAGCGCGACCGGGCGCGGCTGGTCGAATCGATGCATACCCGCGCGGTGGCGCTGGTGAGCGATGCGGGCACGCCGCTGGTCTCCGACCCCGGATACCGCCTCGTGCGCGAGGCCCGGGCCGCGGGGATACCGGTCACGACCCTGCCCGGGCCGTGCGCGGCGCTCGCCGGCCTCACGCTCTCGGGCCTGCCCAACGACCGGTTCCTGTTCGCGGGCTTCCTGCCGGTGAAGGACAAGGCGCGCTCCGACATGCTGGCCGATCTTGCGCGGGTGCCCGCAACGCTCGTGTTCTACGAGACCGCACCCCGCCTGACGAAGGCGCTGGCGGCCATCGGGCGCGTGCTGCCGGGCCGCGAGGTGGCGGTCGCGCGCGAGCTGACCAAGCTGCACGAGGAGTGCCGCACCGGCTCCGTGGCGGACCTCGCCGACCATTACGCCGCACATCCGCCGAAGGGCGAAATCGTCCTGCTGGTGTCGCCGCCCGTGGAGCGCGAGGAAAGCGTCGATGCCGACGCGATGCTGCGCGAGGCGCTGGCGGACCAGAAGCCGTCGCAAGCCGCGGCGCAGGTGGCCAGGGCGACCGGGCTCGACCGCAAGGCGCTTTACGCACGCGCGCTCGAACTGCGCGGCGAATGA
- a CDS encoding YraN family protein, whose amino-acid sequence MKRQRAEREGRKGELAAELFLRAKGWSIVDRRRKTPVGEIDLVARRAGTVAFIEVKWRRKADDLDFAIDEYRLRRVAAAAEAVAHEYAREGEDLRVDVVLLAPGRLPHHIVNAWQP is encoded by the coding sequence ATGAAGCGCCAGCGCGCGGAACGCGAAGGGCGCAAGGGTGAGCTCGCCGCCGAGCTTTTCCTGCGCGCCAAGGGCTGGTCGATCGTCGACCGCCGCCGCAAGACCCCGGTGGGCGAAATCGACCTCGTTGCCCGGCGCGCCGGCACGGTCGCCTTCATCGAGGTGAAGTGGCGGCGCAAGGCGGACGATCTCGACTTCGCGATCGACGAATACCGCCTGCGCCGCGTCGCCGCGGCAGCCGAAGCGGTCGCGCACGAGTACGCGCGGGAGGGGGAGGACCTGCGGGTGGACGTCGTCCTGCTTGCGCCGGGGCGCCTGCCGCATCACATCGTCAACGCCTGGCAGCCATGA
- the gshB gene encoding glutathione synthase: protein MTLRVAVQMDPLESINIAGDSSFALMLGAQERGHEVFHYDVGSLTLDADDRLIAHARPVTVQRVAGDHFSAGESRRIDLGRDIDVVLMRQDPPFDMGYITATHLLERIEGETLVVNNPRSVRNAPEKVMVLDYRAFMPPTLVTRSVEEVRAFQRQHGAVVVKPIHGNGGKAIFRVPADGDNLSALFEVFNQTWPEPHMVQPFLPEVAEGDKRIVLVDGEVTGAINRKPGEGEFRSNLAVGGSAESTQLSPREQEICAAMGPRLKELGLIFVGIDVIGGKWLTEINVTSPTGIVKIDEFNGTDTPGLIWDAIEGRLA, encoded by the coding sequence ATGACCTTGCGCGTCGCGGTCCAGATGGACCCGCTTGAAAGCATCAACATCGCCGGAGACTCCAGCTTCGCGCTGATGCTGGGCGCGCAGGAACGCGGGCACGAGGTGTTCCACTACGACGTCGGCAGCCTGACGCTGGACGCCGACGACCGCCTGATCGCCCACGCCCGTCCCGTGACGGTCCAGCGGGTTGCGGGCGATCACTTCTCTGCGGGCGAAAGCCGCCGGATCGACCTGGGGCGGGACATCGACGTCGTGCTGATGCGGCAGGATCCGCCGTTCGACATGGGCTACATCACCGCCACCCACCTGCTCGAGCGGATCGAGGGCGAGACGCTGGTCGTCAACAATCCCCGCAGCGTCCGCAACGCACCCGAAAAGGTGATGGTGCTCGACTACCGCGCGTTCATGCCGCCGACGCTGGTGACGCGCTCGGTCGAGGAAGTGCGCGCCTTCCAGCGGCAGCACGGTGCGGTGGTGGTGAAGCCGATCCACGGCAACGGCGGCAAGGCGATCTTCCGCGTGCCGGCGGACGGCGACAACCTGTCGGCCCTGTTCGAGGTGTTCAACCAGACCTGGCCCGAACCGCACATGGTCCAGCCCTTCCTTCCCGAGGTGGCCGAAGGCGACAAGCGCATCGTGCTGGTCGATGGCGAAGTGACCGGCGCGATCAACCGCAAGCCGGGGGAGGGGGAGTTTCGCTCGAACCTGGCCGTCGGCGGCAGCGCGGAGTCGACCCAGCTCTCGCCGCGGGAGCAGGAAATCTGCGCCGCGATGGGTCCGCGGCTGAAGGAATTGGGCCTGATCTTCGTCGGCATCGACGTGATCGGGGGCAAGTGGCTGACCGAGATCAACGTCACCAGCCCGACCGGGATCGTGAAGATCGACGAATTCAACGGGACCGATACCCCGGGCCTGATCTGGGACGCGATCGAAGGCCGGCTGGCATAG
- the rplI gene encoding 50S ribosomal protein L9 produces MDIILLERVANLGAMGDVVTVKDGYARNFLLPQKKALRANDANRKVYESNRERLEKENAERRGDAETAGGKLDGTEIVLIRQSSNAGQLYGSVNVRDVVQGLEAAGHSVDKRQVVMGHPIKTLGIHDVTIALHPEVQVTVKANVARSDDEAELQRQGVDVIGRMAEDDRAESEGFTEAVDPTLEPGEIPADLLEERSGAADEA; encoded by the coding sequence ATGGACATCATCCTCCTCGAACGCGTCGCGAACCTGGGCGCCATGGGAGACGTCGTGACCGTCAAGGACGGCTACGCGCGCAACTTCCTGTTGCCGCAGAAGAAGGCGCTCCGCGCCAACGACGCGAACCGCAAGGTCTACGAATCCAACCGCGAGCGGCTGGAGAAGGAAAACGCGGAACGTCGCGGCGATGCCGAGACCGCGGGCGGCAAGCTCGACGGGACCGAAATCGTCCTCATCCGCCAGTCGTCGAACGCCGGCCAGCTCTACGGCTCGGTCAACGTGCGCGATGTCGTGCAGGGTCTCGAAGCCGCCGGCCACTCGGTCGACAAGCGGCAGGTCGTGATGGGCCACCCCATCAAGACGCTCGGCATCCACGACGTCACCATCGCGCTGCACCCCGAGGTGCAGGTGACGGTGAAGGCGAACGTCGCCCGCTCGGACGACGAAGCCGAACTGCAGCGTCAGGGCGTCGACGTGATCGGCCGCATGGCCGAAGACGACCGCGCCGAGAGCGAAGGCTTTACCGAAGCCGTCGACCCGACGCTGGAGCCCGGTGAAATCCCGGCCGACCTGCTCGAAGAGCGCAGCGGAGCCGCCGACGAAGCCTGA
- the rpsR gene encoding 30S ribosomal protein S18 has product MARPFFRRRKSCPFSGKNAPKIDYKDVRLLQGFMSERGKIVPSRITAVSGKKQRELATAIKRARQIGLLPYIVK; this is encoded by the coding sequence ATGGCCCGCCCGTTTTTCCGCCGCCGCAAGTCCTGCCCGTTCTCGGGCAAGAACGCGCCGAAGATCGATTACAAGGACGTGCGCCTGCTGCAGGGCTTCATGTCCGAACGCGGCAAGATCGTCCCGAGCCGCATCACCGCCGTTTCCGGCAAGAAGCAGCGCGAGCTGGCCACCGCGATCAAGCGCGCGCGCCAGATCGGCCTCCTGCCCTACATCGTGAAGTAA
- the rpsF gene encoding 30S ribosomal protein S6, protein MALYEHVFLARQDLSQAQVDALAATATEIVEKLDGKVTKTETWGLKNLAYKIDRNRKAHFVLLNIDGPGEVVAELERQTRINEDVIRYMTVRVDEHEEGPSVMMRKGDRDRKSRRDREERD, encoded by the coding sequence ATGGCTCTCTACGAGCACGTTTTCCTTGCGCGCCAAGACCTGAGCCAGGCTCAGGTCGATGCACTGGCCGCGACGGCCACCGAGATCGTCGAGAAGCTCGACGGCAAGGTGACCAAGACCGAGACCTGGGGTCTCAAGAACCTCGCCTACAAGATCGACCGCAACCGCAAGGCGCACTTCGTGCTCTTGAACATCGACGGTCCGGGCGAAGTCGTTGCCGAGCTGGAGCGCCAGACCCGGATCAACGAAGACGTGATCCGTTACATGACCGTGCGCGTCGACGAGCACGAGGAAGGCCCGAGCGTGATGATGCGCAAGGGCGACCGCGACCGCAAGTCGCGCCGTGACCGCGAGGAGCGCGACTGA
- a CDS encoding DUF808 domain-containing protein encodes MPGGLVALLDDISVIARVAAASIDDVGVAAGKAGTKAAGVVIDDAAVTPSYVTGLDPSRELPIIWRITLGSLKNKLLLLLPGALLLSWLLPQAITYILMLGGSYLAFEGAEKVIEKLGGEKHGKTLDDAIKDPAAFEKQRIAGAIRTDLILSAEIMAISLNEIATITDSFVTRAAALAAVGIAITVIVYGAVALIVKMDDVGLHLTGRASGAAQATGRFLLRAMPVLLVALSFIGTIAMLWVGGGIVLHGLEEIGLHAPADIAHGIQHAVEEATGPASGIFGWLTYATISAIFGLLLGFVIVFVMHKVLRIGHGAGEHAEAH; translated from the coding sequence ATGCCCGGCGGACTGGTTGCCCTGCTCGACGACATTTCGGTCATCGCCCGCGTCGCGGCGGCTTCGATCGACGATGTCGGCGTCGCGGCCGGCAAGGCGGGGACGAAGGCGGCGGGCGTGGTGATCGACGATGCGGCGGTGACCCCGTCCTACGTCACCGGGCTCGATCCGTCGCGCGAGCTGCCGATCATCTGGCGCATCACGCTGGGCAGCCTCAAGAACAAGCTGCTGCTCCTGTTGCCGGGCGCGCTGCTCTTGAGCTGGCTCCTGCCGCAGGCGATCACCTACATCCTCATGCTCGGCGGCAGCTATCTGGCGTTCGAAGGGGCCGAAAAGGTCATCGAGAAGCTCGGCGGCGAGAAGCACGGCAAGACGCTGGACGACGCGATCAAGGACCCGGCGGCATTCGAGAAACAGCGAATCGCCGGCGCGATCCGCACCGACCTCATCCTGTCGGCGGAGATCATGGCGATCTCCTTGAACGAGATCGCGACGATCACCGACAGCTTCGTGACGCGCGCCGCCGCGCTGGCTGCGGTAGGCATTGCCATCACGGTGATCGTCTACGGCGCGGTCGCGCTGATCGTGAAGATGGACGACGTGGGCCTGCACCTGACGGGACGTGCGTCGGGCGCGGCGCAGGCCACCGGGCGTTTCCTGCTAAGGGCAATGCCGGTGCTTCTCGTCGCGCTGTCGTTCATCGGGACGATCGCCATGCTTTGGGTCGGCGGCGGCATCGTGCTTCACGGACTGGAGGAGATCGGCCTCCACGCCCCGGCCGACATCGCCCACGGCATCCAACACGCGGTGGAGGAGGCGACCGGCCCCGCCAGCGGCATATTCGGCTGGCTGACCTATGCGACCATCTCGGCAATCTTCGGCCTCCTCCTGGGCTTCGTCATCGTGTTCGTGATGCACAAGGTGCTGCGCATCGGACACGGCGCGGGCGAGCACGCCGAAGCGCACTGA
- a CDS encoding glutamate ligase domain-containing protein, producing the protein MHESPDPAARPWFFCGIGGSGMLPLAQIVHGMGGTVAGSDRSNDQGRTPEKFDWLESRGIALFPQDGSGVTSPEQVLVASAAVEDSVPEIARAKDLGCRRMSRADLNAALFNRADERIAVAGTSGKSTVTAMLGWILHEAGRAPTIMNGAVMKNFVTADNPYASAQVGDGGTYVSEVDESDGSIALYRPTVGVLLNVSLDHKSLEELRGLFGDYLAASAQRVVNVDDAESAALAAGLGAVTFGIDSPVADLTIAEGSVAHTAAGLSATVVETASGDTHPLELKMPGRHNLSNALAAIAGARAAGVPVGQAVAALARFAGLARRFDVIGTTHALVTVIDDFGHNPEKCAATLRTLKQTPGRVLAFFQPHGFGPLRQMGDELAETFARELDADDRTILCDPVYFGGTVDRSDGAERVVRLIEGAGGRADYIPNRKAVADRLVSLARPGDRIVVMGARDDTLTEFAKELFARLS; encoded by the coding sequence ATGCACGAAAGCCCCGACCCCGCCGCCCGCCCCTGGTTCTTCTGCGGCATCGGGGGATCGGGGATGCTGCCGCTGGCGCAGATCGTCCACGGCATGGGCGGCACGGTCGCCGGCTCCGACCGCAGCAACGACCAGGGCCGCACGCCCGAGAAGTTCGACTGGCTGGAAAGTCGCGGCATCGCGCTGTTCCCGCAGGACGGCAGCGGCGTGACCTCGCCCGAGCAGGTACTCGTCGCCAGCGCGGCGGTGGAAGACAGCGTGCCCGAGATCGCGCGGGCGAAGGACCTGGGCTGCCGGCGGATGTCGCGCGCCGACCTCAACGCGGCGCTGTTCAACCGGGCGGACGAGCGGATCGCGGTCGCCGGCACCAGCGGCAAGTCCACCGTCACCGCCATGCTCGGCTGGATACTCCACGAGGCGGGCCGCGCGCCGACCATCATGAACGGGGCGGTGATGAAGAACTTCGTCACCGCCGATAACCCCTATGCCAGCGCGCAGGTGGGCGACGGCGGCACGTACGTCAGCGAGGTCGACGAGAGCGATGGCTCGATCGCGCTCTACCGGCCGACCGTGGGGGTGCTTCTCAACGTCAGCCTCGATCACAAGAGCCTGGAGGAACTGCGCGGGCTGTTCGGCGACTATCTCGCCGCTTCGGCGCAACGCGTGGTGAACGTCGACGATGCCGAAAGCGCCGCGCTGGCGGCCGGTCTCGGCGCGGTCACGTTCGGCATCGACAGCCCGGTTGCCGACCTCACGATCGCAGAGGGCTCGGTCGCGCACACCGCCGCGGGGCTCTCGGCAACCGTGGTGGAGACGGCGAGCGGGGACACCCATCCGCTCGAGCTGAAGATGCCGGGGCGGCACAACCTGTCGAACGCGCTCGCCGCGATCGCCGGCGCCCGCGCGGCCGGCGTTCCGGTCGGGCAAGCGGTCGCCGCCCTCGCCCGCTTTGCCGGCCTGGCGCGCCGGTTCGACGTGATCGGCACCACCCATGCGCTCGTCACCGTGATCGACGATTTCGGGCACAACCCCGAAAAATGCGCCGCGACCCTGCGCACCCTCAAGCAGACGCCGGGCCGCGTGCTTGCCTTCTTCCAGCCGCACGGGTTCGGGCCCTTGCGCCAGATGGGCGACGAACTGGCCGAGACCTTCGCCCGCGAACTCGATGCCGACGACCGCACGATCCTGTGCGATCCGGTCTATTTCGGCGGGACCGTCGATCGCAGCGATGGGGCCGAGCGGGTCGTCCGCCTGATCGAGGGAGCCGGCGGCCGCGCCGACTACATTCCCAACCGCAAGGCGGTGGCCGACCGGCTGGTCTCGCTGGCGCGGCCCGGCGACCGGATCGTGGTCATGGGCGCGCGCGACGACACCCTGACCGAATTCGCGAAAGAACTGTTCGCGCGGCTTTCCTGA
- a CDS encoding LD-carboxypeptidase, translated as MLRIAICAPGKPILRDRAAAVEALAAEEFPDVDLRFHPQCFAEAGHFAGDDATRLAAFLDCANDPAVDAVWFAMGGYGANRIAREAVARLGEAARGKTFLGYSDTGTLLGALYRSGMGRPVHGPLAGDVRRDGGADAVRRVLHYLSDGRTGLEPSIGGRPVAAFNLMTLAMLVGTEFMPDLAGHVVMVEEVAEHLYAVDRLMFHVTENLRGIAGLRMGRVSAVPDNDRPFGADEVAIARYWCERTGIPYLGRADIGHDAANKIVPFGLAGHAAAT; from the coding sequence ATGCTCCGCATCGCCATTTGCGCCCCCGGCAAGCCCATCCTCCGCGACCGCGCGGCGGCGGTGGAGGCGCTGGCCGCGGAGGAATTCCCCGACGTGGACCTGCGTTTCCACCCGCAATGCTTCGCCGAAGCCGGTCATTTCGCGGGCGACGACGCCACCCGGCTGGCCGCCTTCCTCGATTGCGCGAACGACCCGGCGGTGGACGCGGTGTGGTTCGCGATGGGCGGCTACGGCGCCAACCGGATCGCGCGCGAGGCCGTGGCGAGGCTGGGGGAGGCGGCGCGCGGCAAGACGTTCCTCGGGTATTCGGACACGGGCACCCTCCTCGGCGCGCTCTATCGCAGCGGGATGGGCCGCCCCGTCCACGGTCCGCTGGCGGGCGATGTGCGGCGCGACGGCGGCGCCGATGCGGTGCGGCGCGTGCTGCACTACCTCTCGGATGGCCGAACGGGGCTGGAGCCGTCGATTGGCGGCCGTCCGGTGGCGGCGTTCAACCTGATGACGCTGGCGATGCTCGTCGGCACCGAATTCATGCCGGACCTCGCGGGCCATGTCGTGATGGTCGAGGAAGTGGCCGAGCACCTTTATGCCGTCGACCGGCTGATGTTCCACGTCACCGAGAACCTGCGGGGCATCGCGGGCCTGCGGATGGGCCGGGTAAGCGCGGTGCCCGACAACGACCGCCCCTTCGGCGCCGACGAGGTCGCCATCGCGCGGTACTGGTGCGAGCGGACCGGCATCCCCTACCTCGGCCGCGCCGACATCGGCCACGACGCGGCCAACAAGATCGTCCCCTTCGGTCTTGCGGGGCACGCCGCCGCGACCTAG
- the fabD gene encoding ACP S-malonyltransferase, with translation MRAFVFPGQGSQKVGMGVELAAASPAAREVFEEVDDALGQKLSAIMAEGPDDQLTLTENAQPAIMAHAIAVLRVLEKEGGIVLTGAADCVAGHSLGEYTALCAAGAFSLADTARLLKLRGQAMQAAVPVGVGAMCALIGADLEKAQTLADAAAEGQVCQVANDNDPTQVVLSGHREAIERAIGMVKDHGIKRGVLLPVSAPFHCDLMQPAADAMAEALEKTPPRAFRLPLYANVTAAAMEDPAQEQRLLVEQVCGRVRWRESVLAMRAAGVEHFVELGGKVLGPMIGRIDSETKVTSVISMDDIEALAKEIG, from the coding sequence ATGAGAGCGTTCGTTTTCCCGGGGCAGGGCAGCCAGAAGGTCGGCATGGGCGTGGAACTCGCCGCCGCCAGCCCCGCGGCCCGCGAAGTGTTCGAGGAAGTCGACGACGCGCTGGGGCAGAAGCTGAGCGCGATCATGGCCGAAGGGCCCGACGACCAGCTTACCCTCACCGAGAACGCGCAGCCGGCGATCATGGCGCACGCCATCGCGGTGCTGCGGGTGCTGGAAAAGGAAGGCGGCATCGTGCTGACCGGCGCGGCCGACTGCGTCGCGGGCCACAGCCTAGGCGAATACACCGCCCTGTGCGCGGCGGGCGCCTTCTCGCTCGCCGATACGGCGCGGCTCCTGAAACTGCGCGGGCAGGCGATGCAGGCGGCGGTGCCGGTGGGCGTGGGCGCGATGTGCGCCCTGATCGGGGCGGACCTCGAGAAGGCGCAGACGCTCGCCGATGCTGCGGCCGAGGGTCAGGTCTGCCAGGTCGCCAACGACAACGATCCGACGCAGGTCGTGCTGTCGGGCCACCGCGAGGCGATCGAGCGGGCGATCGGCATGGTCAAGGACCACGGTATCAAGCGCGGCGTGCTGCTGCCGGTATCGGCCCCGTTCCACTGCGACCTGATGCAGCCCGCCGCCGACGCGATGGCCGAGGCGCTGGAGAAGACGCCGCCCCGCGCCTTCCGCCTGCCGCTCTATGCCAACGTCACCGCCGCGGCGATGGAGGATCCGGCGCAAGAGCAGCGCTTGCTGGTCGAACAGGTCTGCGGCCGCGTTCGTTGGCGCGAAAGCGTGCTCGCCATGCGGGCGGCGGGCGTGGAGCATTTCGTCGAACTTGGCGGCAAGGTTCTGGGCCCTATGATCGGCCGGATCGACAGCGAGACAAAGGTGACGAGCGTGATCTCGATGGACGACATCGAGGCGCTGGCGAAGGAGATCGGCTGA
- the fabG gene encoding 3-oxoacyl-[acyl-carrier-protein] reductase, producing MFNLEGMTALVTGASGGIGSAIATSLARQGARIALSGSNGEKLRVFREQLNSEIGGDHVEITCNLSDTAQVEELVPATVDTLGKLDILVNNAGVTRDNLAMRMKDEEWDAVMKINLEAAFRLMRAAARPMMKARSGRIVTITSVVGTTGNPGQMNYAAAKAGLVGMSKSLAQELASRGVTVNCVAPGFIRTAMTEVLPDAQKDALNARIPMGRMGEGEEIGAAVAYLASKEASYVTGQTLHVNGGMAMI from the coding sequence ATGTTCAACCTCGAGGGAATGACCGCGCTCGTGACCGGCGCGAGCGGCGGAATCGGATCGGCGATCGCCACGTCGCTCGCACGCCAGGGCGCTCGCATCGCGCTGTCCGGCTCCAACGGCGAGAAGCTGCGCGTGTTTCGCGAACAGCTCAATTCCGAGATCGGCGGCGACCATGTCGAGATCACCTGCAACCTGTCCGATACCGCACAGGTGGAGGAGCTGGTGCCCGCGACGGTCGACACGCTCGGCAAGCTCGACATCCTCGTCAACAACGCCGGGGTCACCCGCGACAACCTCGCCATGCGGATGAAGGACGAGGAGTGGGACGCGGTGATGAAGATCAACCTCGAGGCGGCGTTCCGCCTCATGCGCGCCGCCGCCCGCCCGATGATGAAGGCGCGCTCCGGCCGGATCGTCACGATCACCAGCGTGGTCGGCACCACCGGCAACCCCGGCCAGATGAACTACGCCGCGGCGAAGGCGGGGCTCGTCGGCATGTCGAAGAGCCTGGCGCAGGAACTCGCCAGCCGCGGGGTTACCGTGAACTGCGTCGCGCCCGGCTTCATCCGCACCGCGATGACCGAGGTGCTGCCGGATGCGCAGAAGGACGCGCTCAACGCGCGCATCCCGATGGGCCGGATGGGGGAGGGCGAGGAGATCGGCGCCGCGGTCGCCTATCTCGCGTCGAAGGAGGCGAGCTACGTCACCGGGCAAACGCTGCACGTCAACGGCGGCATGGCGATGATCTGA